A section of the Primulina eburnea isolate SZY01 chromosome 1, ASM2296580v1, whole genome shotgun sequence genome encodes:
- the LOC140802911 gene encoding glycosyltransferase family 92 protein RCOM_0530710-like, whose protein sequence is MDSPDQRRKRKRLFSRQSYTSFSVPVCFLSVRSSILCLSFLTFLYLLSNMVPSDSSAFRPVLVVSGLSLLSSSSSRNTAKPAQDFRSFLFPLKIENRVLFPDHISLLLSGGERDWLKEKNVADELECVYYSKNVVQRYRKGSFGGKNKVVLTKQKVLSVDVYEEFRLVVKCPLPSVDYSAVVNLMWRYKIEILGERNEFWVENQTVNSWENVVYAATVDGDSAVVFVKGLNLRPDRESHSSQFSCHFRLGKWERNEMFTITTKALSAAQEVLRCSLPISLKGNHDKAHGVRVTVGVTPRLHGGAYERVLMPSVANIFISGVVSKKRIKGKYELCVCTMVWNQASTIREWILYHAWLGVERWFIYDNDSDDRTDEVIRELDQENYNLTRHVWPWIKTQEAGFSHCALTAKDECRWVSFMDVDEYFYLPFTSPGHRRFRTVGHATQNSLRNLVANISSSSNTVAEIRTSCYSFGPSGLNSPPPKGVMVGYTCRLQSPERHKSIVRPDALHITLLNVVHHFHLKKGFKYLNLPQSTVVINHYKYQVWEVFRTKFHRRVATYVADWQQNQNEGSRDRVPGLGTEAIEPPNWAKKFCEVWDTGLRDFVMATMADLWSGLLPWETHSL, encoded by the coding sequence ATGGATTCCCCAGATCAACGCCGCAAGAGAAAACGGCTCTTCAGCAGACAATCTTATACATCGTTCAGTGTTCCTGTTTGCTTTTTGTCTGTGAGATCTTCTATATTATGCTTAAGCTTTCTCACCTTTCTTTATCTTTTATCCAATATGGTTCCCTCAGATTCTTCTGCTTTTAGGCCGGTTTTAGTGGTTTCAGGCTTATCACTACTGTCTTCTTCTAGTTCAAGAAATACTGCTAAACCGGCCCAAGATTTTAGAAGTTTTTTGTTTCCATTAAAAATAGAGAACCGGGTTTTGTTCCCTGATCATATTTCTCTGCTGTTGAGTGGTGGAGAGAGAGATTGGTTGAAAGAGAAGAATGTAGCTGATGAATTAGAATGTGTTTATTATAGTAAAAATGTAGTGCAAAGGTACAGGAAAGGGAGTTTTGGTGGGAAGAATAAGGTTGTATTAACTAAGCAAAAGGTGCTGTCTGTAGATGTATACGAAGAATTCAGGTTGGTTGTGAAGTGTCCTCTTCCTTCAGTAGATTATTCAGCTGTTGTAAATCTGATGTGGCGCTATAAAATTGAAATCTTGGGGGAAAGAAATGAGTTTTGGGTGGAAAATCAGACTGTTAATTCTTGGGAAAATGTGGTATATGCAGCCACAGTGGACGGGGACTCTGCTGTTGTGTTCGTGAAAGGATTGAACTTGAGGCCGGATAGGGAATCACACTCGAGTCAGTTTAGTTGCCATTTTAGATTAGGGAAATGGGAAAGAAATGAGATGTTTACTATCACTACCAAGGCTTTATCTGCTGCTCAGGAGGTTTTAAGATGCTCATTGCCTATAAGCCTAAAAGGCAATCATGATAAGGCACACGGAGTCCGAGTAACTGTTGGGGTGACTCCCCGTCTGCATGGGGGAGCTTATGAGCGTGTACTCATGCCATCTGTTGCCAATATTTTCATATCTGGGGTGGTAAGTAAGAAGAGGATTAAAGGAAAATACGAGCTTTGTGTGTGTACAATGGTGTGGAACCAGGCATCGACCATCCGTGAGTGGATTTTGTATCATGCTTGGCTTGGAGTTGAAAGATGGTTCATATACGATAACGACAGTGATGATAGAACTGATGAAGTCATAAGAGAACTTGATCAAGAGAATTATAATCTAACCCGACATGTATGGCCATGGATCAAGACACAAGAAGCAGGATTCTCTCACTGTGCTCTCACTGCGAAGGATGAATGCCGTTGGGTTTCATTCATGGATGTGGATGAGTATTTTTACTTACCGTTTACATCTCCTGGACACCGAAGGTTCAGGACAGTAGGTCATGCAACTCAGAATTCGCTACGCAACTTGGTAGCtaatatatcatcatcatcgaACACCGTCGCAGAAATCAGAACATCTTGCTATAGTTTTGGACCATCAGGTTTGAATTCACCACCCCCCAAGGGAGTTATGGTGGGTTACACCTGCCGCCTCCAGAGCCCTGAAAGGCATAAATCAATCGTTAGACCAGATGCACTACATATTACCCTGCTCAATGTGGTGCACCATTTCCACCTCAAAAAGGGATTTAAGTACCTGAATTTGCCTCAGAGCACTGTTGTGATTAATCATTACAAATATCAGGTATGGGAAGTGTTTAGAACAAAGTTTCACAGAAGAGTTGCTACGTATGTTGCAGATTGGCAACAAAACCAAAACGAAGGTTCGAGAGACAGGGTACCTGGATTGGGAACAGAGGCTATTGAACCGCCAAATTGGGCTAAAAAGTTTTGTGAGGTTTGGGATACAGGACTTAGAGACTTTGTTATGGCCACTATGGCTGATCTTTGGAGTGGTTTGCTGCCATGGGAGACGCATTCTCTGTGA
- the LOC140802918 gene encoding serine/threonine-protein phosphatase PP2A-2 catalytic subunit yields MPGHGDLDRQIEQLMECKPLSEAEVKALCDQARAILVEEWNVQPVKCPVTVCGDIHGQFYDLIELFRIGGNAPDTNYLFMGDYVDRGYYSVETVTLLVALKVRYRDRITILRGNHESRQITQVYGFYDECLRKYGNANVWKYFTDLFDYLPLTALIESQIFCLHGGLSPSLDALDNIRALDRIQEVPHEGPMCDLLWSDPDDRCGWGISPRGAGYTFGQDIAAQFNHTNGLTLISRAHQLVMEGFNWCQDKNVVTVFSAPNYCYRCGNMAAILEIGENMEQNFLQFDPAPRQIEPDATRKTPDYFL; encoded by the exons ATGCCGGGTCATGGGGATTTGGATAGACAGATAGAACAATTGATGGAGTGCAAGCCGCTATCGGAGGCGGAGGTCAAGGCTCTGTGCGATCAAGCGAGAGCGATTTTAGTAGAGGAATGGAACGTGCAGCCGGTGAAATGTCCCGTCACTGTTTGTGGGGATATTCACGGCCAGTTTTATGATCTGATCGAGCTCTTTAGGATAGGAGGAAATGCTCCCGATACGAATTACCTCTTTATGGGAGATTACGTTG ACCGTGGGTATTACTCGGTGGAGACTGTTACACTTTTAGTGGCTTTGAAGGTTCGTTACAGAGATAGAATTACAATTCTTAGAGGGAATCATGAAAGTCGGCAAATCACTCAAGT TTATGGGTTCTATGATGAATGCTTGAGGAAGTACGGCAATGCTAATGTGTGGAAGTATTTCACTGATCTTTTCGATTATCTACCCTTAACAGCACTTATTGAGAGTCAG ATATTCTGTTTGCATGGAGGTCTTTCACCGTCTCTTGATGCCTTAGACAATATCCGAGCTTTGGACCGTATACAGGAG GTTCCGCACGAGGGACCAATGTGTGATCTCTTGTGGTCTGATCCAGATGATCGATGTGGCTGGGGCATATCACCACGTGGAGCTGGCTACACTTTTGGACAGGATATAGCGGCTCAGTTCAACCATACCAATGGCCTCACACTAATTTCCAGAGCCCACCAGCTAGTCATGGAGGGTTTCAATTGGTGTCAG GATAAGAATGTGGTGACAGTTTTTAGTGCTCCAAACTATTGTTATCGTTGTGGGAACATGGCTGCTATACTGGAAATTGGGGAGAACATGGAGCAAAACTTCCTTCAGTTTGACCCAGCTCCTCGGCAGATTGAACCAGATGCAACACGCAAGACTCCAGATTATTTCTTGTGA